CGGGCCGTGCTCCAGCAGCTCCGACCGCCCGGCTGACGCGTCATCCACGGCTCCATCGTGGCCGCCGGACCGCGCGACGGCGAGTCGAGGCGGCTCAGTAGCTGCGGGTGTAGCCACCGGAGCTGGAGCTCGGGCTGGAGCCGGGGCCGGTGGACTTCACCGCGCTGCCGGACGGCGACACCGCCCACCACAGGCCGCCCGAGAGGTTGAGCCCCTCCCCGGCGGTCATGCCAGGCGCGGTGTCCCCGGCGTAGGTGTACAGCGGCCAGCCGTTGAGGGTCAGCTGCTTCGCGCCGTCCGGGCGGTCGAGCACCCCGACCGTGCCGGTGATCCCGGGCAGGCTGGTGGGCAGGGTGGCCGGGGTGGGGACCAGCGGCCAGTACTGCAGGCAGGCGCCCGTACAGGCCGAGTGTCCGGGACTGTCGATGGCGAAGAGGTAGACGGTCATGCCTTTGGCGTCCACCACGATCGTGCCCAGGGATGTGCTGGTGGTGGACAGCCCGGCGCCGGTGCCCCCGCCGGTCGAGCCGCTGTTGGCGACCGGTGTCGTCGACGAGGAGCCGCAGGCGGTGACGAGCAGCGCCGTGGCCGCGAGAACGGTGACGAGCAGGGCTGGTCGATGGGGTCTCGGCATGGTGGCCTCCGAAGAACGTCTCGTTCCCGTCAAACGAGCGGAGCCCGGCTCCGGTTCATCGCGCGCGCTGTCGGGCCCGGCCGCTACGGTGCCGGCGAGGAGGGCCGCGATGGATCTGACCCCGCAGCACGCGCTGGCCCTGCGCATGGCCAGCCTGCTGCTGGGCGAACGGCCTGCGGCGGTCGAGCGGCCGGCGGACGTCGCGGGGGTGGTGACCTGGTTCGGCGCCCTGCAGGCGCAGGACCTCAGCAGCGGTCTGTGGTCGCTGGGGGCGCGGCTGCCGCACCTCGCCGCGGCCGACGTCCAGGCGGCCCTGGAGGACCGCGAGGCGCTGCGCACCTGGCCGATGCGCGGCACGGTCCACCTGGTCCCCCCGCGGGACGCGCACTGGATGCTTGAGCTGATGGGGCAGCGGGCCCTCGCGGGCGCGGCTGCCCGGCGAGCCTTCCTCGGGCTGGACGAGGCGGTGGCGGACCGCGCTGTCGACGTCTTGGGGGCGGCGCTCGCCGGGGGTGGGCGGCTCACCCGGGCCGAGTGCGTGGCCAGGCTGGAACGGGCCGGCATCCCCGGTGCGGGGCAGCTCGGCTACCACCTGCTCTGGTACGCCAGCCAGCGGGGGGTGACCTGCATCGCGCCGAACGTGGGCACCGAGCAGACCTTCGTGCTGCTCGACGAGTGGGTGCCCGACCCGGTCCGGCTGGACCGTGACGAGGCGCTTGCCACCATCGCCGTCCGCTACTTCCGCAGCCACGGGCCGACCACCCGGCAGGACTTCGCGGGCTGGACCGGGCTGACCATGACGGACACGAGGCGCGGGATCGCCGTGGCCGGCGACCGGCTGGCCCGTGCGACGGTCGACGGCAAGGAGGTGTTCCTCGATCCGGTCCAGCTCGACGAGCACGCCGTCCGGCCGGACTCGGACGGCGCGAGCGGGTGGCACGCGCTGCCCGGGTTCGACGAGTACCTGCTCGGGTTCAAGGACCGTTCGCTCATGCTCGCCGAGGAGCACAAGCAGGCGATCATCCCGGGCGGGAACGGGGTCTTCCAGGCGACCCTGGTGCGTGACGGGCGGGTTGCCGGCACCTGGAAGCGGTCGACCACCAAGAGTCGTACGGTGGTCGAGGCCCGGCCGCTGGTGTCCCTGCGGGCGACCGACCGGAAGCGGGTCGAGGCCGCGCTGCAGCCCTACGCCCGGTTCACCGGGCGATCGGTCGAGGTGCGCTGGCCCTGACACGGGTAGGTGATCGTCTGCGATCCTGGCGTGCGTGCGCATCTGGGTCCTGGACGACCTCGAGCGGGCTGCGTTGGCGGCCGCCGATTGGACCCCCGTGACGGCCCTCGGTGACCTCGCCGTCGTCAACCGGCACGTCGACGAC
This is a stretch of genomic DNA from Actinomycetes bacterium. It encodes these proteins:
- a CDS encoding winged helix DNA-binding domain-containing protein — translated: MDLTPQHALALRMASLLLGERPAAVERPADVAGVVTWFGALQAQDLSSGLWSLGARLPHLAAADVQAALEDREALRTWPMRGTVHLVPPRDAHWMLELMGQRALAGAAARRAFLGLDEAVADRAVDVLGAALAGGGRLTRAECVARLERAGIPGAGQLGYHLLWYASQRGVTCIAPNVGTEQTFVLLDEWVPDPVRLDRDEALATIAVRYFRSHGPTTRQDFAGWTGLTMTDTRRGIAVAGDRLARATVDGKEVFLDPVQLDEHAVRPDSDGASGWHALPGFDEYLLGFKDRSLMLAEEHKQAIIPGGNGVFQATLVRDGRVAGTWKRSTTKSRTVVEARPLVSLRATDRKRVEAALQPYARFTGRSVEVRWP